A section of the Girardinichthys multiradiatus isolate DD_20200921_A chromosome 5, DD_fGirMul_XY1, whole genome shotgun sequence genome encodes:
- the ern2 gene encoding serine/threonine-protein kinase/endoribonuclease IRE1 isoform X1 — protein MKPRVLGVMKGRLLLSLLLLSCENKLLQVGGVRSVTLPESLLFVSTLDGSLHAVSKQTGDIKWTLREDPVIQVPNYLAEPGFLPDPNDGGLYVLEGKHKEGLMKLPFTIPELVQSAPCRSSDGMLYTGKKHDVWFVVDPETGEKQTSLTTSSSESICPNTPLLYIGRTEYMVTMFDTKTQELRWNATYNDYSAHPYDEKQDYKMAHLVSSGDGLMVTVDRESGDVLWTQNYGSPVVGVYLYYEDSLRHAPHLSLAIETLRFLTFSSAKDQAEAHSTLKWSYQFVTEQASAQTQLIPTLYVGKLDSHLYASTSLVHRGVSLVPRGLTLARIEGPVTAGVTVSQRGECEITPSTDVQYPPGSTTSQKNHWLLIGHHEVPPLAHTTMLRDFPANLQHSGEAVIPPRTSASPVSSASYYHQRYFQTDAGSHSDQKGEVSGKTTGQTQRPAAVLPVYLTEDRLMLAVLTMLVGGWLAFMFTLPLRKAQQLKAQRQLEEVFQSRLQQMQTSMQTNLQPVTLVSADGSMSIDPNITTDSPAASNDDSSNLQNHNRRISDSDKNGSVDLKPSAAESGNEVLVGKISFTPTDVLGHGTAGTFVFRGSFDGRNIAVKRVLPECFEVAEREVQLLRESDTHPNVIRYFCTERDHLFTYIAIELCAATLQQYVEDSSCFPELDHISLLEQTMCGLTHLHSLSIVHRDLKPRNILLSGPNALGQVRALISDFGLCKKIPDGRSSFSLRSGIPGTEGWIAPEVLRDTPGNKPTSAVDVFSAGCVFYYVVSRGQHPFGDALRRQVNILSGEYSLSHFMDDIHDDVIAKDLIEQMISADADSRPSTACVLKHPFFWSPEKQLLFFQDVSDRIEKEPAESPIVVRLETAGRAVVRTNWRMHISVPLQTDLRRFRTYKGNSVRDLLRAMRNKKHHYHELPPEVQDTLGELPEGFVGYFTSRFPRLLMHTHAALQICAYERLFHPYYLPPKAK, from the exons ATGAAGCCGAGGGTTTTAGGGGTCATGAAGGGTCGCCTTCTGctgtctcttcttcttctgtcctgcGAAAACAAACTACTTCAG GTTGGGGGAGTCCGATCAGTCACACTCCCAGAGTCCCTTCTGTTTGTCTCCACCCTGGACGGCAGTCTGCATGCCGTCTCCAAGCAGACAGGAGACATCAAATGGACTTTAAGAGAAG aCCCAGTTATTCAAGTGCCCAACTACCTCGCAGA GCCTGGTTTTCTCCCAGATCCTAATGATGGCGGTTTGTATGTGCTTGAAGGAAAACACAAGGAGGGCTTGATG AAATTGCCTTTTACCATCCCAGAGCTGGTCCAATCCGCACCCTGCAGAAGCTCTGATGGCATGCTCTACACAG gaaaaaaacatgacGTGTGGTTTGTAGTGGATCCTGAAACGGGCGAAAAGCAAACAAGTTTAACCACTTCCTCCTCTGAGTCCATCTGTCCCAACACTCCTCTGCTCTACATCGGACGCACCG agTATATGGTTACCATGTTTGATACTAAGACCCAAGAGCTTCGATGGAATGCTACGTACAACGATTATTCTGCTCATCCTTACGATGAGAAGCAAGACTACA AAATGGCTCATTTAGTGTCCAGCGGGGATGGTTTGATGGTGACGGTCGATAGGGAATCAG GCGATGTCCTGTGGACTCAAAACTATGGTTCGCCTGTTGTAGGGGTGTACCTCTACTATGAAGACTCACTGAGACATGCCCCTCATCTCTCGCTCGCCATAGAGACGCTACGCTTTCTCACCTTCTCCTCTGCCAAAGACCAGGCAGAAGCTCACTCTACACTAAAGTGGAGCTATCAGTTTGTGACGGAACAAGCCAGTGCTCAAACCCAGCTAAT aCCCACTCTCTATGTCGGAAAACTTGACTCCCACCTTTATGCTTCAACTTCACTCGTCCATCGTGGAGTGTCACTGGTG CCCCGGGGACTGACGCTGGCTCGGATCGAGGGTCCGGTGACGGCCGGGGTGACGGTCAGTCAGAGAGGGGAATGTGAGATCACTCCTTCCACTGATGTTCAGTATCCACCAGGGAGCACAACCAGCCAGAAGAACCACTGGCTGCTAATAG GCCACCATGAGGTCCCTCCATTAGCCCACACAACCATGCTGAGGGATTTTCCAGCCAACCTGCAGCATTCTGGTGAGGCCGTCATCCCACCTCGAACGTCTGCCTCTCCCGTCTCCTCTGCATCCTACTACCATCAGCGCTAT tttcagaCTGATGCTGGCAGCCACAGTGACCAGAAAGGAGAGGTTAGTGGGAAGACCACAGGGCAGACTCAGAGGCCAGCCGCCGTGTTGCCCGTCTACCTGACGGAGGACCGTCTGATGCTGGCGGTTCTGACGATGCTGGTTGGAGGATGGCTTGCCTTCATGTTCACTCTCCCTCTT CGTAAAGCTCAGCAGCTGAAAGCTCAAAGACAGCTGGAGGAGGTCTTTCAGTCTCGTCTTCAACAAATGCAGACCAGCATGCAGACAAATCTTCAGCCAGTCACCTTGGTTTCTGCAGATGGGAGCATGTCAATTGACCCAAACATCACAACTG ATTCTCCGGCTGCATCAAATGATGATTCTTCTAATCTCCAGAATCACAACAGAAGAATTTCAGATTCAGATAAAAACGGCTCAGTTGATCTCAAACCTTCAGCCG CAGAAAGTGGTAATGAAGTGCTGGTAGGAAAAATCTCCTTTACACCAACCGATGTTCTCGGACATGGCACAGCTGGAACCTTTGTCTTTAG GGGCAGCTTTGATGGACGGAACATTGCTGTTAAGAGAGTCCTGCCGGAGTGTTTTGAGGTAGCCGAGCGAGAGGTGCAGCTTCTCCGGGAATCCGACACACACCCAAACGTCATCCGGTACTTCTGCACAGAGAGAGACCACCTCTTCACCTACATCGCCATCGAGCTTTGTGCTGCAACCCTGCAACAG TACGTAGAGGATTCCTCTTGTTTTCCTGAGCTGGATCATATAAGCCTCCTGGAGCAGACCATGTGTGGCCTCACTCATCTGCACTCACTCAGTATAG TCCATCGTGACCTAAAGCCCAGAAACATTCTCCTCTCTGGTCCAAATGCCCTGGGTCAAGTTCGGGCTCTCATCTCTGACTTTGGACTCTGTAAGAAGATCCCAGACGGTCGGAGCAGCTTTTCATTGCGCTCTGGAATACCGGGAACTGAAGGATGGATAGCTCCCGAAGTGCTGCGAGATACACCTGGAAATAAACCT ACATCAGCAGTGGACGTGTTCTCAGCAGGATGTGTGTTTTACTATGTGGTCAGCAGAGGGCAGCATCCTTTTGGCGATGCTCTGAGACGTCAGGTCAACATCCTTTCAGGAGAGTATTCCCTCTCACACTTCATGGATGATATTCACG ATGATGTCATAGCGAAGGATCTGATTGAGCAAATGATCAGCGCTGATGCAGATTCACGGCCCTCCACCGCATGCGTGCTCAAACATCCGTTCTTCTGGAGCCCTGAGAAGCAGCTGCTCTTTTTCCAG GATGTCAGCGACCGCATAGAGAAGGAGCCGGCTGAAAGCCCGATTGTGGTCCGAttggagacagcaggaagagCAGTAGTCCGAACCAACTGGAGGATgcacatctctgtccctctACAGACAG ATTTGAGGCGGTTCCGGACGTACAAAGGAAACTCTGTAAGAGATCTGCTCAGAGCCATGAGGAACAAG AAGCATCACTACCACGAGCTGCCTCCGGAGGTTCAGGACACCCTCGGTGAGCTGCCCGAAGGCTTCGTCGGCTACTTCACCTCCCGGTTTCCACGGTTACTGATGCACACGCATGCCGCCCTGCAAATCTGCGCCTACGAGAGGCTGTTTCACCCCTACTATCTACCACCCAAAGCCAAATAG
- the ern2 gene encoding serine/threonine-protein kinase/endoribonuclease IRE1 isoform X2 encodes MKPRVLGVMKGRLLLSLLLLSCENKLLQVGGVRSVTLPESLLFVSTLDGSLHAVSKQTGDIKWTLREDPVIQVPNYLAEPGFLPDPNDGGLYVLEGKHKEGLMKLPFTIPELVQSAPCRSSDGMLYTGKKHDVWFVVDPETGEKQTSLTTSSSESICPNTPLLYIGRTEYMVTMFDTKTQELRWNATYNDYSAHPYDEKQDYKMAHLVSSGDGLMVTVDRESGDVLWTQNYGSPVVGVYLYYEDSLRHAPHLSLAIETLRFLTFSSAKDQAEAHSTLKWSYQFVTEQASAQTQLIPTLYVGKLDSHLYASTSLVHRGVSLVPRGLTLARIEGPVTAGVTVSQRGECEITPSTDVQYPPGSTTSQKNHWLLIGHHEVPPLAHTTMLRDFPANLQHSGEAVIPPRTSASPVSSASYYHQRYFQTDAGSHSDQKGEVSGKTTGQTQRPAAVLPVYLTEDRLMLAVLTMLVGGWLAFMFTLPLRKAQQLKAQRQLEEVFQSRLQQMQTSMQTNLQPVTLVSADGSMSIDPNITTDSPAASNDDSSNLQNHNRRISDSDKNGSVDLKPSAESGNEVLVGKISFTPTDVLGHGTAGTFVFRGSFDGRNIAVKRVLPECFEVAEREVQLLRESDTHPNVIRYFCTERDHLFTYIAIELCAATLQQYVEDSSCFPELDHISLLEQTMCGLTHLHSLSIVHRDLKPRNILLSGPNALGQVRALISDFGLCKKIPDGRSSFSLRSGIPGTEGWIAPEVLRDTPGNKPTSAVDVFSAGCVFYYVVSRGQHPFGDALRRQVNILSGEYSLSHFMDDIHDDVIAKDLIEQMISADADSRPSTACVLKHPFFWSPEKQLLFFQDVSDRIEKEPAESPIVVRLETAGRAVVRTNWRMHISVPLQTDLRRFRTYKGNSVRDLLRAMRNKKHHYHELPPEVQDTLGELPEGFVGYFTSRFPRLLMHTHAALQICAYERLFHPYYLPPKAK; translated from the exons ATGAAGCCGAGGGTTTTAGGGGTCATGAAGGGTCGCCTTCTGctgtctcttcttcttctgtcctgcGAAAACAAACTACTTCAG GTTGGGGGAGTCCGATCAGTCACACTCCCAGAGTCCCTTCTGTTTGTCTCCACCCTGGACGGCAGTCTGCATGCCGTCTCCAAGCAGACAGGAGACATCAAATGGACTTTAAGAGAAG aCCCAGTTATTCAAGTGCCCAACTACCTCGCAGA GCCTGGTTTTCTCCCAGATCCTAATGATGGCGGTTTGTATGTGCTTGAAGGAAAACACAAGGAGGGCTTGATG AAATTGCCTTTTACCATCCCAGAGCTGGTCCAATCCGCACCCTGCAGAAGCTCTGATGGCATGCTCTACACAG gaaaaaaacatgacGTGTGGTTTGTAGTGGATCCTGAAACGGGCGAAAAGCAAACAAGTTTAACCACTTCCTCCTCTGAGTCCATCTGTCCCAACACTCCTCTGCTCTACATCGGACGCACCG agTATATGGTTACCATGTTTGATACTAAGACCCAAGAGCTTCGATGGAATGCTACGTACAACGATTATTCTGCTCATCCTTACGATGAGAAGCAAGACTACA AAATGGCTCATTTAGTGTCCAGCGGGGATGGTTTGATGGTGACGGTCGATAGGGAATCAG GCGATGTCCTGTGGACTCAAAACTATGGTTCGCCTGTTGTAGGGGTGTACCTCTACTATGAAGACTCACTGAGACATGCCCCTCATCTCTCGCTCGCCATAGAGACGCTACGCTTTCTCACCTTCTCCTCTGCCAAAGACCAGGCAGAAGCTCACTCTACACTAAAGTGGAGCTATCAGTTTGTGACGGAACAAGCCAGTGCTCAAACCCAGCTAAT aCCCACTCTCTATGTCGGAAAACTTGACTCCCACCTTTATGCTTCAACTTCACTCGTCCATCGTGGAGTGTCACTGGTG CCCCGGGGACTGACGCTGGCTCGGATCGAGGGTCCGGTGACGGCCGGGGTGACGGTCAGTCAGAGAGGGGAATGTGAGATCACTCCTTCCACTGATGTTCAGTATCCACCAGGGAGCACAACCAGCCAGAAGAACCACTGGCTGCTAATAG GCCACCATGAGGTCCCTCCATTAGCCCACACAACCATGCTGAGGGATTTTCCAGCCAACCTGCAGCATTCTGGTGAGGCCGTCATCCCACCTCGAACGTCTGCCTCTCCCGTCTCCTCTGCATCCTACTACCATCAGCGCTAT tttcagaCTGATGCTGGCAGCCACAGTGACCAGAAAGGAGAGGTTAGTGGGAAGACCACAGGGCAGACTCAGAGGCCAGCCGCCGTGTTGCCCGTCTACCTGACGGAGGACCGTCTGATGCTGGCGGTTCTGACGATGCTGGTTGGAGGATGGCTTGCCTTCATGTTCACTCTCCCTCTT CGTAAAGCTCAGCAGCTGAAAGCTCAAAGACAGCTGGAGGAGGTCTTTCAGTCTCGTCTTCAACAAATGCAGACCAGCATGCAGACAAATCTTCAGCCAGTCACCTTGGTTTCTGCAGATGGGAGCATGTCAATTGACCCAAACATCACAACTG ATTCTCCGGCTGCATCAAATGATGATTCTTCTAATCTCCAGAATCACAACAGAAGAATTTCAGATTCAGATAAAAACGGCTCAGTTGATCTCAAACCTTCAGCCG AAAGTGGTAATGAAGTGCTGGTAGGAAAAATCTCCTTTACACCAACCGATGTTCTCGGACATGGCACAGCTGGAACCTTTGTCTTTAG GGGCAGCTTTGATGGACGGAACATTGCTGTTAAGAGAGTCCTGCCGGAGTGTTTTGAGGTAGCCGAGCGAGAGGTGCAGCTTCTCCGGGAATCCGACACACACCCAAACGTCATCCGGTACTTCTGCACAGAGAGAGACCACCTCTTCACCTACATCGCCATCGAGCTTTGTGCTGCAACCCTGCAACAG TACGTAGAGGATTCCTCTTGTTTTCCTGAGCTGGATCATATAAGCCTCCTGGAGCAGACCATGTGTGGCCTCACTCATCTGCACTCACTCAGTATAG TCCATCGTGACCTAAAGCCCAGAAACATTCTCCTCTCTGGTCCAAATGCCCTGGGTCAAGTTCGGGCTCTCATCTCTGACTTTGGACTCTGTAAGAAGATCCCAGACGGTCGGAGCAGCTTTTCATTGCGCTCTGGAATACCGGGAACTGAAGGATGGATAGCTCCCGAAGTGCTGCGAGATACACCTGGAAATAAACCT ACATCAGCAGTGGACGTGTTCTCAGCAGGATGTGTGTTTTACTATGTGGTCAGCAGAGGGCAGCATCCTTTTGGCGATGCTCTGAGACGTCAGGTCAACATCCTTTCAGGAGAGTATTCCCTCTCACACTTCATGGATGATATTCACG ATGATGTCATAGCGAAGGATCTGATTGAGCAAATGATCAGCGCTGATGCAGATTCACGGCCCTCCACCGCATGCGTGCTCAAACATCCGTTCTTCTGGAGCCCTGAGAAGCAGCTGCTCTTTTTCCAG GATGTCAGCGACCGCATAGAGAAGGAGCCGGCTGAAAGCCCGATTGTGGTCCGAttggagacagcaggaagagCAGTAGTCCGAACCAACTGGAGGATgcacatctctgtccctctACAGACAG ATTTGAGGCGGTTCCGGACGTACAAAGGAAACTCTGTAAGAGATCTGCTCAGAGCCATGAGGAACAAG AAGCATCACTACCACGAGCTGCCTCCGGAGGTTCAGGACACCCTCGGTGAGCTGCCCGAAGGCTTCGTCGGCTACTTCACCTCCCGGTTTCCACGGTTACTGATGCACACGCATGCCGCCCTGCAAATCTGCGCCTACGAGAGGCTGTTTCACCCCTACTATCTACCACCCAAAGCCAAATAG